From Erigeron canadensis isolate Cc75 chromosome 8, C_canadensis_v1, whole genome shotgun sequence, one genomic window encodes:
- the LOC122578830 gene encoding receptor-like protein kinase 7 — translation MLPEPAVDTHRKHNFIVLLLLGLIAVASSDELDLLLTLKTSLSESKTKVFDSWNSNNSICDFTGITCDDTFSSVKEIELSNQNLVGSIPFDSICQLNSLQKLSFGFNNLHGFVTQDLNKCSKLTYLDLGNNFFSGSVPDISSMNQLLYLYVNSSGFTGAFPWAALENMTHLVALSVGDNPFNQTNQFPNEVLKLTRLNWLYMSNCSIGGEIPAGIGELTELKNLEMSMNYLTGEIPKEITKLKNLWQLELFNNNLTGKLPVGLGNLTNLEFFDASTNFLQGDLNEVKSLSKLKSLQLFENELVGVFPPEIGEFKDLVNLSLYRNKLTGTLPKQLGSWSDFNFIDVSENFLTGEIPPDMCKNGVMTELLILQNNFTGQIPRSYSDCKTLTRFRVSDNMLSGVVPNGIWGLPKAEIIDIANNFLEGSITSDIQNAKTLGQIFAAHNRLSGELVPEITKANSLVMIDLSHNDFSGKVPEKIGELKQLGSLHLDNNRFTGEIPKSLRSCDSLGDINMAYNLFSGRIPEDLGWLPTLNTLNLSSNQLSGHIPESLSSLRLSLLDLSHNRLAGPIPGSLSIEAYNGSFSGNPGLCSQNVKYFQKCSSDMGSISPVIRTLITCLSVGSAVVLVLLAYLCYVKSKSQGDDESRALKDESWNVRSFHVLSFMEDDILKAIKDENMIGKGGSGQVYRVSLKNGVDLAVKHIMNSDLGKQRKYFNKQKSLEFDAEVETLSSIRHVNVVKLYCSITSEDSSLLVYEYMPNGSLWDRLHTTKKLGLDWETRYEIALGAAKGLEYLHHGCERPVIHRDVKSSNILLDEHLKPRIADFGLAKIVQTDTSNGSTHVIAGTHGYIAPEYGYTYKVNEKSDVYSFGVVLMELVTGKKPIEFEYGENKDLVYWVYSKLKNKESVLSLVDSSIPEPYKEETIKVLKVAIMCTSKLPTLRPTMRNVVKMLKEAEPCKFLTIIVSKDDSKKETEKV, via the exons AGTTAAAGAAATCGAGTTATCGAATCAGAATCTTGTTGGTTCGATTCCATTTGATTCCATTTGTCAACTTAACTCGTTACAAAAGCTTTCTTTCGGGTTCAATAATTTGCACGGCTTTGTGACACAAGACCTCAACAAATGCTCCAAGTTGACTTACTTGGACCTCGGAAACAATTTTTTTTCGGGTTCGGTTCCTGATATTTCTTCCATGAACCAACTTTTGTATCTTTACGTGAATAGCAGCGGATTCACAG GAGCTTTTCCATGGGCGGCACTCGAAAACATGACACATTTGGTGGCGTTAAGTGTCGGAGACAATCCATTCAATCAAACCAATCAGTTTCCAAACGAAGTTTTGAAGCTGACCCGTTTGAATTGGCTATACATGTCAAATTGCAGTATCGGGGGAGAGATTCCAGCTGGCATAGGCGAACTCACGGAGCTAAAAAATCTCGAAATGTCAATGAATTACCTCACTGGAGAAATTCCAAAAGAAATCACTAAGTTAAAAAACTTATGGCAGCTTGAGCTTTTCAACAATAACTTAACTGGCAAACTTCCAGTTGGGTTAGGTAACTTAACTAACCTTGAATTTTTCGACGCGTCTACTAATTTTCTGCAAGGTGATCTCAATGAAGTTAAGTCTTTGAGTAAACTCAAAAGCTTGCAattatttgaaaatgagttagTCGGTGTATTTCCCCCTGAAATAGGCGAGTTTAAGGATCTTGTAAACTTGTCTTTATATCGAAACAAGTTAACCGGGACGCTTCCTAAGCAACTTGGTTCGTGGTCTGATTTTAACTTCATAGACGTGTCGGAAAATTTTCTCACTGGAGAGATTCCTCCGGATATGTGCAAGAATGGGGTGATGACTGAGTTGCTTATTTTACAGAATAACTTCACGGGTCAGATCCCGAGAAGTTATTCTGATTGTAAGACACTAACTCGGTTTCGTGTGAGTGACAACATGCTTTCTGGTGTTGTTCCTAATGGAATATGGGGGCTTCCTAAAGCTGAAATTATTGATATTGCTAATAATTTTTTGGAAGGAAGTATTACATCAGATATACAGAATGCAAAAACATTGGGGCAGATATTTGCAGCTCATAATCGTTTATCTGGTGAATTAGTACCCGAGATTACAAAGGCTAATTCGTTGGTTATGATTGATTTAAGTCATAATGATTTTTCGGGAAAAGTTCCTGAAAAAATTGGTGAGTTAAAGCAGCTAGGAAGTCTTCATTTGGATAACAACAGGTTCACTGGTGAAATACCCAAATCGTTACGCTCTTGTGATTCTCTCGGTGATATAAACATGGCATATAACTTGTTTTCTGGCCGAATTCCAGAAGATTTAGGATGGTTACCGACGCTTAACACGTTAAATTTGTCTTCAAATCAGTTATCTGGTCATATCCCTGAAAGCTTGTCATCATTGAGGTTAAGTCTGTTAGATTTATCTCACAATAGATTAGCTGGCCCAATCCCGGGATCTCTTTCCATTGAGGCTTATAATGGAAGCTTTTCTGGAAATCCCGGGCTTTGCAGCCAAAATGTCAAGTATTTCCAAAAGTGTTCTTCTGATATGGGTAGTATATCACCCGTGATTCGGACACTTATCACTTGCTTGTCGGTTGGGTCAGCTGTGGTTTTGGTCCTACTGGCATACTTGTGTTATGTGAAGAGCAAAAGTCAAGGGGATGACGAATCGCGTGCTTTGAAGGATGAATCTTGGAATGTGAGATCATTTCATGTATTAAGCTTCATGGAAGATGACATTCTGAAGGCAATTAAAGATGAGAATATGATTGGAAAAGGCGGGTCAGGGCAAGTCTACCGTGTGTCTCTTAAAAACGGTGTTGACCTTGCGGTCAAGCACATCATGAATTCGGATTTGGGTAAGCAGAGAAAGTACTTTAATAAACAGAAGTCGTTGGAGTTTGACGCGGAGGTGGAGACTTTGAGCTCTATACGACATGTAAATGTCGTGAAACTGTATTGTAGTATCACAAGTGAAGACTCGAGTCTGTTGGTGTATGAATATATGCCTAATGGGAGTCTTTGGGACCGCTTGCATACAACTAAGAAACTCGGACTTGATTGGGAGACAAGATATGAAATAGCTCTTGGAGCTGCAAAGGGGTTAGAGTATTTGCATCATGGATGTGAAAGACCAGTGATTCATAGAGATGTTAAGTCTAGTAACATACTTTTAGATGAGCACTTGAAACCAAGAATTGCCGATTTTGGGCTTGCCAAGATTGTGCAAACCGATACCTCCAATGGTTCTACTCATGTCATTGCCGGTACACATGGTTACATCGCTCCTG AATATGGATACACATACAAAGTGAATGAAAAGAGCGATGTGTACAGCTTTGGAGTCGTGCTAATGGAGCTTGTGACGGGGAAAAAACCAATTGAGTTCGAGTATGGTGAAAACAAGGATTTAGTGTATTGGGTATACAGTAAATTGAAGAACAAGGAAAGTGTGCTAAGCCTTGTTGATTCAAGTATTCCTGAACCTTACAAGGAGGAAACAATTAAAGTGCTAAAGGTTGCGATTATGTGTACTTCTAAGCTCCCAACCCTCAGGCCGACGATGAGAAATGTGGTTAAGATGTTGAAGGAAGCCGAGCCATGTAAATTCTTAACGATAATCGTCAGCAAAGATGATAGCAAGAAAGAGACTGAAAAAGTATAA